Proteins from a genomic interval of Ignavibacteriales bacterium:
- a CDS encoding GH92 family glycosyl hydrolase gives MSVLSARLFARSAFVGGLLACCAISTALAQRNLTRLVNPFVGTAKNGHTYPGATVPFGMVQLSPDTRTEGWDACSGYHYSDSSILGFSHVHLSGTGVADYGDILIMPTVGPLRVMQGDPVRGVRGYWSKFRHAEESASPGYYRVKLEDYGIQAELSATKRVGVHKYTFPKADSANIVIDLNHGLGLDKVKEASIQIIGDDEIVGFRRSEGWAKDQVVYFAAKFSRPFKSFGIALDDVIRSQRREASGENVKGFIRFKTQANETILVKVGLSSVSIKGARKNSIAEVPGWDFESVKAGAERAWNTELNRIWVDGGSETQRRTFYTALYHAMLAPNTFSDVDGLYRGMDGTARQANGFEMYSVFSLWDTFRAEHPLFTIIDRKRASDFVLSLLQKYEESGILPVWELAANETWCMIGYHAVPVILDAYVKGIRSFDAERALVAMKHSANLDHYGLKSYRENGYVAAEVESESVSKTLEYSYDDWCIAQFASWLGRKREAAEFGERGAHFRNLFDPSTGFMRAKENAAWVEPFDPRSVTVHYTEANAWQYSFFAPQDIAGLIELNGGRESFVSKLDQLFSAKEDLTGRNQLDISGMIGQYAQGNEPSHHVAYLYDYAGAPWKTQQIVRRILDSLYTPEPDGLCGNDDCGQMSAWYVFGAMGFYPVTPGLPYYSIGSPIFDRVTLNLENGKQFVILADANSGANRFIQSARLNTIPSTRTYIGHEEIMRGGILDFVMGPRPNEQWGSGPADAPAVSPTVAAVSAPVLKASSAVFTDSLEISMSCTTPGTSIYYSLAGNMRDATFRKYDAPLVLREGTAISFYAQKENAGRSKTIRASFTKFTPPGTITLSTSYSPQYTGGGDPALIDGRRGNTDFRLGAWQGYEGNDLDAVLDLGSIKRVSRIALGCLQDNNSWIFFPTSVEFSLSSDGVSFGNPVVVANNVSQKDEGVRLKEFSTDTRSASARYVRIRAKNVGLCPEWHKGAGSRAWLFVDEINLIAQ, from the coding sequence TTGAGCGTACTCTCCGCCCGTCTATTCGCCAGGTCTGCTTTTGTCGGAGGCCTCCTCGCGTGCTGCGCCATTTCGACGGCTCTTGCGCAGCGAAACCTGACCCGCCTCGTCAATCCGTTTGTTGGTACGGCGAAGAACGGCCATACGTATCCCGGGGCAACGGTACCGTTTGGGATGGTACAGTTGAGTCCCGATACCCGCACTGAAGGGTGGGATGCATGCTCCGGATATCACTACTCAGATTCCAGCATCCTCGGGTTCAGCCATGTGCATCTGAGCGGCACCGGCGTTGCCGACTACGGCGACATTCTCATCATGCCGACGGTCGGACCACTCCGCGTCATGCAGGGGGATCCTGTACGTGGCGTGCGGGGGTACTGGTCGAAGTTCCGCCACGCAGAAGAATCGGCTTCGCCCGGATACTACCGGGTGAAACTTGAAGACTATGGCATACAGGCAGAGTTGTCCGCGACGAAGCGAGTCGGTGTCCACAAATACACATTCCCCAAGGCCGATAGCGCAAACATTGTAATCGATCTGAACCATGGACTCGGGCTCGACAAAGTGAAAGAAGCGAGCATACAGATTATTGGGGACGATGAAATTGTTGGGTTCCGGAGATCGGAGGGGTGGGCGAAGGACCAGGTCGTGTATTTCGCGGCGAAGTTCTCCAGGCCGTTCAAGTCATTTGGAATTGCACTTGACGATGTCATACGATCCCAGCGCCGGGAGGCGTCGGGGGAAAATGTGAAGGGGTTTATCCGCTTCAAGACGCAGGCCAACGAGACGATTCTGGTTAAGGTCGGTCTGTCGTCGGTAAGCATCAAAGGAGCCCGGAAGAACTCGATAGCTGAGGTCCCCGGTTGGGATTTTGAGAGCGTGAAAGCCGGGGCGGAGCGTGCTTGGAACACGGAGCTGAACCGGATATGGGTTGACGGGGGCTCGGAGACTCAACGTCGCACGTTTTATACTGCATTGTATCACGCGATGCTCGCGCCGAATACGTTCAGCGACGTGGACGGCCTGTATCGCGGCATGGATGGCACGGCGCGCCAGGCGAACGGATTCGAGATGTACTCCGTGTTTTCGCTCTGGGATACGTTCCGGGCGGAGCATCCGCTGTTCACCATCATCGACCGAAAACGTGCGAGCGATTTCGTCCTGTCCCTGCTGCAGAAGTATGAGGAATCAGGCATCCTGCCCGTATGGGAGCTGGCAGCAAACGAAACATGGTGTATGATCGGGTATCACGCTGTGCCTGTGATCCTCGATGCCTATGTGAAGGGGATACGTTCATTTGATGCAGAGCGGGCGCTGGTTGCGATGAAACACAGCGCCAACCTCGACCATTACGGCTTGAAATCGTACCGAGAGAACGGATACGTCGCAGCGGAAGTGGAATCTGAATCCGTATCGAAAACTCTCGAATACTCGTACGACGATTGGTGCATTGCACAGTTTGCATCATGGCTTGGGAGGAAGAGGGAGGCGGCGGAATTCGGTGAGCGGGGAGCGCACTTCCGGAACCTGTTCGACCCTTCAACCGGCTTCATGAGAGCCAAGGAGAATGCGGCTTGGGTGGAGCCGTTCGATCCGAGGTCCGTGACGGTGCATTATACCGAGGCAAACGCGTGGCAATACAGCTTCTTTGCCCCGCAGGATATTGCCGGCCTGATTGAGTTGAACGGAGGAAGAGAGAGCTTCGTCAGCAAACTCGATCAGCTTTTCTCGGCGAAGGAAGACCTGACGGGCCGTAACCAGCTCGATATCAGCGGAATGATTGGTCAGTACGCTCAGGGGAATGAACCGAGTCATCACGTGGCGTATCTGTATGACTATGCCGGCGCGCCCTGGAAAACTCAACAAATCGTAAGACGCATACTCGATTCATTGTACACCCCGGAACCGGACGGTTTGTGCGGCAATGACGATTGCGGACAAATGTCCGCCTGGTATGTATTCGGCGCGATGGGGTTTTATCCCGTGACACCGGGCCTGCCATACTATTCAATCGGGAGCCCGATATTTGATCGCGTCACCCTCAACCTGGAAAATGGAAAGCAGTTCGTCATCCTGGCGGACGCGAACTCGGGAGCGAATCGCTTCATTCAATCTGCCCGTTTGAACACGATCCCTTCTACGCGCACATACATCGGTCACGAAGAGATCATGCGCGGAGGAATTCTCGATTTTGTCATGGGTCCGCGGCCAAACGAACAATGGGGCTCCGGTCCCGCTGATGCTCCTGCAGTCTCTCCAACGGTTGCCGCGGTCTCAGCGCCGGTGTTGAAGGCTTCATCTGCTGTCTTCACCGATTCTCTTGAAATCAGTATGAGTTGCACCACGCCCGGGACTTCTATCTACTACTCTTTGGCGGGAAACATGAGAGATGCGACATTCCGCAAGTATGACGCTCCGCTTGTTCTACGGGAAGGTACTGCCATCTCGTTCTATGCACAAAAAGAGAACGCCGGAAGGAGCAAAACGATCAGGGCTTCGTTTACGAAATTCACACCACCCGGGACAATCACCCTCAGCACTTCCTACAGTCCTCAGTATACCGGAGGCGGAGATCCGGCGCTGATTGACGGGCGGCGCGGAAATACGGACTTCCGCCTCGGTGCCTGGCAAGGGTACGAAGGGAATGACCTGGACGCTGTGCTTGATCTTGGGAGCATCAAGCGTGTTTCTCGCATCGCGCTTGGCTGTTTGCAGGACAACAATTCGTGGATCTTCTTCCCGACAAGCGTCGAATTCTCTCTTTCGTCGGATGGAGTCTCCTTTGGAAATCCTGTTGTGGTCGCCAACAACGTCAGCCAGAAAGATGAAGGGGTTCGTCTGAAGGAGTTCTCGACCGACACCCGCTCAGCGAGTGCACGGTACGTCCGGATCAGAGCCAAAAATGTCGGCCTGTGCCCTGAATGGCACAAGGGCGCCGGCAGCAGGGCGTGGCTCTTCGTAGACGAAATCAACCTGATCGCGCAATAG
- a CDS encoding family 20 glycosylhydrolase — MKTLIAFLRCLFLIVLTTFTAIEGNAVTMDKKGPAISIIPKPLSMKLDDGTFLLTRNTSIRFVDDSKDVRMIAERLAARLSAPTGFAVAATLQKEGKVPSDAIVLALVDDVNLGPEGYRVSVTKKAVRIEGSAAAGLFYGVQTLFQLLPAEIDKSTVTSGVAWSAPCVRIEDKPRFTWRGMHLDVGRHFFSKDSVKRYIDMIASYKMNTFHWHLTEDQGWRIEIKKYPRLTTVGAWRRETMMDCTPHGGFYTQDEVREIVAYARERFITVVPEIEMPGHSLAALAAYPELSCSGGPFKVGTEWGVVNDVYCAGNEKTFQFLEDVIAEVAALFPGQFFHIGGDECPKLRWNNCKRCQDRMAANGLKNEQELQSYFVKRIEKMLEAQGKRLVGWDEILEGGIAPRATVMSWRGIVGGIEAAKSGHDVVMTPTSYCYFDYYQAAAGEPKAIGGFLPIDTVYAYEPIPTELTADQAKHVLGAQGNVWSEWIPNYRQAEYMAATRMMALSEVVWSAQSHRNFKDFMHRMTPQYKRLGYRDINYRVPGPLGIGGRKIIFRDTIAVITSPVQDAILCFTMNGDEPTRNSPQYFKPIPIKGDVTLKTILVLPDGKTSSTVTTNFMMVDPNFNGVAFNYFQGEWVMVPDMNAMKPAQSGVVFDIGLGSVPKRWDNYGLQFKCTVTIPSAGEYAFYLASDDGSKLFLDDKELINNDGAHGMVEASSKTTLTSGKHKLEVRYFQQGGAQDLNVSIEGPGLPKQPLPPRLLSIH, encoded by the coding sequence ATGAAAACCCTGATCGCTTTTCTGCGATGCCTTTTCCTCATCGTTCTCACGACCTTCACAGCAATCGAGGGGAATGCTGTAACAATGGACAAGAAGGGACCAGCAATCTCCATTATTCCCAAGCCCCTCTCGATGAAGTTGGATGACGGCACGTTTCTTCTCACCAGGAATACAAGTATCAGGTTTGTTGACGATTCAAAAGACGTGCGCATGATCGCAGAACGTCTCGCGGCAAGGCTTTCGGCGCCCACCGGATTCGCGGTCGCCGCCACGCTTCAGAAAGAGGGAAAGGTGCCTTCCGACGCAATCGTTCTCGCACTGGTTGATGACGTGAATCTCGGTCCCGAAGGTTACCGGGTCAGTGTGACGAAGAAAGCGGTCCGCATCGAGGGCTCGGCAGCCGCCGGATTGTTCTATGGGGTGCAGACATTGTTCCAACTCCTGCCGGCAGAGATAGACAAAAGCACCGTGACCTCAGGCGTTGCGTGGTCGGCTCCGTGTGTGCGCATTGAGGACAAACCGCGGTTTACCTGGCGGGGGATGCATCTCGACGTCGGAAGACATTTCTTTTCCAAGGATTCTGTCAAACGTTACATCGACATGATCGCTTCATACAAGATGAATACCTTCCACTGGCATCTGACCGAAGACCAGGGGTGGCGGATCGAAATCAAGAAGTATCCCCGCCTGACGACTGTCGGCGCATGGAGACGTGAGACGATGATGGACTGCACGCCTCATGGCGGGTTTTATACGCAGGACGAAGTGCGCGAGATCGTCGCGTATGCGCGCGAGCGATTCATCACGGTCGTCCCCGAAATTGAAATGCCGGGCCATTCACTAGCGGCCTTGGCTGCCTATCCCGAGCTGTCCTGCTCCGGAGGACCATTCAAAGTGGGAACGGAGTGGGGCGTCGTCAATGACGTCTACTGTGCGGGGAATGAAAAGACATTCCAGTTTCTCGAAGACGTGATAGCCGAGGTCGCCGCACTGTTTCCGGGTCAGTTCTTCCATATCGGCGGCGATGAATGTCCAAAACTTCGCTGGAACAACTGTAAACGATGCCAGGATCGCATGGCGGCAAACGGCCTGAAGAACGAGCAGGAACTTCAGAGCTATTTCGTGAAGAGGATCGAGAAGATGCTGGAAGCTCAAGGAAAACGCCTTGTCGGATGGGATGAAATCCTCGAAGGGGGAATTGCTCCGCGAGCAACCGTCATGTCGTGGCGCGGGATCGTCGGTGGAATCGAAGCGGCCAAATCAGGGCACGATGTCGTTATGACGCCCACATCATACTGCTATTTCGACTATTACCAGGCAGCCGCCGGTGAACCAAAAGCTATTGGCGGCTTTCTCCCGATTGACACGGTGTATGCTTATGAACCGATTCCGACTGAACTGACTGCCGATCAGGCGAAACACGTGCTGGGCGCTCAGGGGAATGTGTGGAGTGAGTGGATCCCCAACTACCGGCAGGCCGAATACATGGCGGCGACACGCATGATGGCTCTGAGTGAGGTCGTCTGGTCCGCCCAATCGCATCGAAACTTCAAAGACTTCATGCATCGCATGACTCCGCAGTACAAGCGGTTGGGATATCGTGACATCAACTACCGCGTCCCGGGTCCGCTCGGCATCGGTGGACGAAAGATCATCTTCCGTGACACGATCGCTGTCATAACGAGTCCGGTACAGGATGCCATACTCTGCTTTACGATGAACGGCGATGAGCCAACACGCAACTCACCTCAGTATTTTAAACCTATTCCGATCAAGGGGGACGTGACGCTGAAAACCATCCTCGTTCTTCCGGACGGAAAGACGAGCAGCACCGTCACGACAAACTTCATGATGGTTGATCCGAACTTCAATGGTGTGGCGTTCAATTATTTCCAGGGAGAATGGGTGATGGTCCCGGACATGAACGCAATGAAGCCGGCACAGTCAGGGGTGGTGTTCGATATCGGACTAGGGAGCGTCCCCAAGCGTTGGGACAACTATGGGCTCCAGTTCAAGTGCACCGTCACAATACCGAGCGCCGGCGAGTATGCATTCTATCTTGCTTCTGACGATGGCAGCAAGCTGTTTCTTGACGACAAAGAGCTTATCAATAACGATGGTGCTCATGGCATGGTTGAGGCATCGTCGAAAACCACACTCACCAGCGGCAAACACAAACTCGAAGTTCGCTATTTTCAACAGGGGGGAGCGCAGGATCTCAACGTCTCGATCGAGGGGCCCGGCTTGCCGAAGCAGCCATTACCCCCCAGATTGCTGTCCATCCACTAG
- a CDS encoding ABC transporter permease, whose protein sequence is MKVWLKKLGPLVGLAFVFALFTLLTPGKFASVSNLQLMLMQTAVVGTAALGMTMIIISGGIDLSVGSVIALTTVVVALLLNIGAPPLLAAAGGVVAGMICGSMIGLLITRFRLAPFIVTLGMWGALRGTAKGLANEQIVVTPGTWLTRLLNTLTEEQAWMLLPPGVWMMLFLAVVIGVVLKYTKPGRYMFAVGSNEAAARICGVPVERTKLLVYILGSGFAALAGVLQFSYLTVGDPTTASGMELDIIAAVVIGGGSLAGGEGTILGSLVGALIMTTVGNGCTKMEFPNWVQEIVAGAIIVIAVALDRFRHRTRQ, encoded by the coding sequence ATGAAAGTCTGGCTCAAGAAGCTCGGACCTCTCGTTGGTCTGGCTTTCGTTTTCGCGCTCTTCACGTTGCTGACGCCGGGGAAATTTGCGTCCGTCAGCAACCTCCAACTGATGCTGATGCAGACCGCCGTCGTCGGCACTGCCGCTTTGGGGATGACGATGATCATCATCAGCGGAGGGATTGACCTCTCTGTCGGATCTGTTATTGCCCTGACAACTGTCGTGGTTGCTCTGCTCCTCAACATCGGTGCCCCGCCATTGCTTGCAGCCGCTGGCGGTGTTGTGGCGGGGATGATTTGCGGTTCCATGATCGGCCTCCTCATTACTCGTTTCCGGCTTGCACCCTTCATCGTCACACTCGGCATGTGGGGCGCCCTTCGCGGCACCGCAAAGGGACTGGCAAACGAACAGATTGTCGTTACTCCCGGCACCTGGCTCACCAGACTCCTGAACACTCTCACGGAAGAACAGGCCTGGATGCTCCTTCCTCCCGGCGTCTGGATGATGCTGTTTCTTGCTGTCGTTATCGGCGTTGTGCTGAAGTACACGAAGCCGGGGCGGTATATGTTCGCTGTGGGATCGAACGAGGCAGCCGCCAGGATTTGCGGAGTCCCCGTCGAGCGGACGAAACTCCTGGTATACATCCTCGGGTCCGGGTTCGCTGCGCTGGCTGGAGTTCTCCAGTTTTCGTATCTGACCGTCGGTGATCCGACCACGGCCTCCGGCATGGAGTTGGACATCATCGCTGCTGTCGTCATCGGTGGAGGAAGCCTTGCTGGCGGCGAGGGAACTATCCTTGGCAGTCTCGTGGGAGCGCTGATCATGACGACAGTCGGAAACGGTTGTACAAAGATGGAGTTCCCAAACTGGGTACAGGAAATCGTCGCCGGTGCCATTATTGTAATCGCCGTGGCTCTCGATCGGTTCCGCCACCGCACCCGTCAGTAG
- a CDS encoding substrate-binding domain-containing protein: MRMRIFVGIMMISLMSCVALAQSKIKIAVIPKGTTHIFWKSVEAGAQAAGKELGVEIIWKGPLKENDRAQQIAIVEQFVQEGVSGIVLAPLDNTALQRPVATAVSKKIPVVIFDSALKGEPGKDFVSFVATNNKKGGSLGGEYLSKLLNGKGKIVLLRYQVGSASTQEREDGFVSALAKSPGLKMTVDNRYAGATAGEAKTAAMNIIDKLKEADGVFAPNESSTFGMLLALRQNNLAGKIKFVGFDTSPPLIEALQRGEIDALVAQDPTKMGYEGVKTVVASIRGKQVSATIDTGERVITRENLNTPEIKKLLGIQ; this comes from the coding sequence ATGAGAATGCGCATTTTTGTCGGCATTATGATGATCAGCCTCATGTCGTGCGTTGCGCTGGCACAGTCGAAAATCAAGATTGCCGTGATACCCAAGGGGACGACGCATATCTTCTGGAAATCGGTAGAGGCCGGGGCACAGGCGGCGGGGAAAGAATTGGGAGTTGAAATCATCTGGAAGGGACCGCTCAAGGAAAACGATCGGGCTCAGCAGATTGCAATCGTGGAACAGTTTGTTCAGGAGGGGGTCTCGGGCATCGTTCTCGCTCCACTGGACAACACTGCATTGCAGCGTCCTGTCGCGACGGCCGTGAGCAAAAAAATTCCTGTCGTCATTTTCGATAGCGCCCTGAAAGGAGAGCCTGGCAAGGATTTCGTCAGTTTTGTAGCGACGAATAACAAAAAGGGGGGATCCCTGGGAGGAGAGTATCTCAGCAAGCTGCTGAATGGAAAAGGAAAGATCGTCCTCCTGCGCTATCAGGTGGGATCTGCCAGCACGCAAGAACGCGAGGATGGATTTGTCTCTGCTCTTGCAAAGAGTCCGGGGCTCAAAATGACTGTGGACAATCGCTATGCCGGAGCCACTGCCGGAGAAGCGAAGACCGCGGCAATGAATATTATCGACAAGCTGAAAGAGGCGGATGGCGTTTTTGCACCGAACGAATCTTCCACATTCGGGATGCTCCTGGCGCTCCGACAGAACAACCTTGCAGGCAAGATCAAATTCGTCGGGTTCGACACTTCCCCGCCGCTCATCGAAGCATTGCAAAGAGGTGAGATTGACGCTCTCGTCGCGCAAGATCCGACGAAGATGGGATATGAAGGGGTCAAGACCGTCGTTGCGTCCATCAGAGGCAAACAGGTCTCTGCGACGATCGACACCGGCGAGCGCGTGATAACACGGGAAAACCTTAACACCCCTGAAATCAAAAAACTTCTCGGCATCCAATAA
- a CDS encoding proline dehydrogenase family protein has translation MGVARNTLLWISENRKLRQALPKYRFIRRAVSRFMPGELLEDALRAAERLKPLSISSVFTLLGENVADEREAKQEVTHYVAMLRQISTRGLDTHVSVKLTHLGLDLNEDLCVNNLLAIVAEAKALNNMVWIDMEQSQYVDRTIDVYKKVRKDYPNVGLCLQAYLYRTEKDLEDLFPQKPTIRFVKGAYKEPPSVAFKKKSDVDENFFKLSKALLGQVGNGAKLVAGTHDMQLIRRIQVEAERVGAQRSDYEFHLLYGIQANEQQRLAREGYSVRVLISYGSFWFPWYIRRLAERPANVWFVVRKMFSS, from the coding sequence ATGGGAGTGGCGCGAAATACGTTACTGTGGATATCGGAAAACCGAAAACTCCGACAGGCCTTGCCGAAGTACAGGTTCATCCGGCGGGCGGTCTCTCGGTTTATGCCGGGGGAACTGCTTGAAGACGCCCTTCGGGCGGCGGAGAGACTGAAGCCGCTGTCTATCTCTTCGGTCTTCACGCTGCTCGGGGAGAACGTAGCCGACGAACGGGAAGCGAAGCAGGAGGTCACACACTACGTCGCTATGCTGCGCCAGATCAGCACGCGCGGCCTGGACACTCACGTCTCTGTGAAGTTGACTCACCTTGGCCTCGATCTCAATGAAGATCTTTGCGTCAACAACCTTTTGGCGATAGTCGCCGAGGCCAAAGCGCTGAACAACATGGTCTGGATTGACATGGAGCAAAGCCAATATGTTGACCGCACCATCGATGTGTACAAAAAGGTCCGCAAAGACTATCCAAATGTCGGGCTCTGTCTGCAGGCCTACCTCTACAGGACGGAGAAAGATCTCGAAGACCTCTTTCCTCAGAAACCTACAATTAGATTCGTGAAGGGGGCATACAAAGAACCCCCGTCGGTTGCATTCAAAAAGAAATCCGATGTTGACGAGAATTTCTTCAAGCTCAGCAAAGCATTGCTTGGCCAGGTTGGGAACGGAGCGAAACTTGTTGCCGGAACTCATGACATGCAGTTGATTCGCAGGATACAAGTGGAAGCAGAACGGGTGGGAGCACAGAGGTCTGACTACGAGTTTCATCTTCTCTATGGGATACAGGCGAACGAGCAACAGCGTCTTGCCCGTGAAGGATATTCTGTTCGCGTGCTGATCAGTTACGGGAGCTTCTGGTTCCCCTGGTATATCCGCCGGCTTGCTGAACGGCCTGCTAATGTCTGGTTTGTTGTGCGGAAGATGTTCTCATCATAG
- a CDS encoding ORF6N domain-containing protein, whose translation MKRADTSLIPTERIERSILSIRTHKVILDKDLAALYGVQTRDLNKAVGRNFDRFPPDFLFQLTAGEFRDLMFHFGTSSWGGTRKLPYAFTELGVAMLSSVLKSKRAVLVNIQIMRTFVALRKIFEPHKDVSRKLDEMEKKYDRRFQIVFEAIKQLLEPPAKSDRKIGFRIEEPKTPYRGRTKR comes from the coding sequence ATGAAACGAGCAGACACGTCTCTCATCCCCACTGAGCGAATAGAGCGCTCAATCTTGTCAATCAGAACCCATAAGGTCATTCTCGACAAAGATCTTGCTGCGCTCTATGGCGTTCAAACTCGTGATCTCAATAAGGCGGTTGGGCGCAATTTCGATCGTTTCCCGCCAGATTTTTTGTTTCAGTTGACTGCTGGTGAATTCAGAGATTTGATGTTCCATTTTGGAACATCAAGTTGGGGAGGCACTCGGAAACTCCCTTACGCCTTCACAGAATTGGGAGTTGCGATGCTCTCCAGCGTTCTAAAAAGCAAGCGGGCGGTGTTGGTCAATATCCAGATCATGAGAACCTTTGTAGCGCTTCGAAAGATTTTTGAACCCCACAAGGATGTCTCCAGGAAGCTGGATGAAATGGAAAAGAAATACGACCGACGATTTCAGATAGTCTTTGAAGCAATCAAGCAGCTATTGGAACCGCCGGCGAAGTCAGATCGAAAGATTGGATTCAGGATTGAGGAGCCAAAGACCCCATACCGAGGAAGAACGAAACGGTAA
- a CDS encoding bifunctional rhamnulose-1-phosphate aldolase/short-chain dehydrogenase, which produces METRKSYRFVNYLWDDAVAAKLDPVGQLIYRSNLLGTDQRITNTGGGNTSAKVKEIDPMTGLLAEVLWVKGSGGDLRTSTKENFSSLYQERLLALQPKYLRAGKKGPKSEIEDSMVGAYPHCTFNLNPRATSIDTPLHSFVPFTHVDHMHPNAVIAIAASKNSERLTREIFGDDIVWIGWQRPGFDLGLKLQEICTQYPKARGVLLGQHGIINWANESRACYDLTLDLIEKAAAFIDTRDKREKTFGGEKYRSLDPQKRREVFVQILPWLRGQVSQQKRFIGTVQDDDTMLRFVNSVDAPRLADLGTSCPDHFLRTKIKPLYVDWNPGEENLDQLKKKLADGLAQYRRDYASYYNRCKHSDSPAMRDANPTVMLIPGLGMIAWGKDKSESRVTAEFYNCAIDVMRGAEAMDEYIPLPQQEAFDIEYWLLEEAKLKRMPPEKELARQIVAVIGAGSGIGKEIAHRVVREGAHAVCADVNADAAKATAKEITDKFGLGIGVAGTGISNCGPAIGLLTDTTNRNAIKTMLEDITLAYGGIDGVVVTAGVFVPPDMSGHIPDDKWAQTFAVNVTGVYLVADEAWKIWKEQGLKGSLIVTTSANAVVAKKGSLAYDSSKAAANHLVRELALELAPLVRVNGVAPATVVEGSAMFPRDRVIASLAKYKIVYSETDSDDTLRSRLAQFYAERTMLKQAVTPADQAEAVFLLLSSRLAKTTGQILSIDGGLHEAFLR; this is translated from the coding sequence TTGGAAACGCGAAAATCGTACCGCTTTGTAAACTATCTTTGGGATGATGCCGTCGCTGCAAAGCTCGATCCCGTGGGACAGCTGATCTACCGCTCCAATCTGCTGGGAACCGATCAGCGCATCACAAATACGGGCGGAGGAAACACTTCGGCGAAGGTGAAGGAAATCGATCCGATGACCGGACTCCTGGCAGAGGTCCTTTGGGTCAAGGGCTCAGGCGGAGACCTGCGGACTTCGACGAAAGAGAACTTCTCCTCTCTCTATCAGGAGAGACTTCTCGCATTGCAGCCGAAGTATCTGAGGGCAGGGAAGAAGGGGCCGAAAAGTGAGATCGAGGATTCCATGGTCGGAGCGTATCCTCACTGCACGTTCAACCTGAACCCCAGGGCGACATCGATCGATACCCCGCTCCACTCATTTGTACCGTTCACGCACGTTGATCACATGCATCCCAACGCGGTGATCGCGATCGCAGCGTCGAAGAACTCCGAGAGATTGACACGGGAGATTTTCGGTGACGATATCGTCTGGATAGGATGGCAGCGACCGGGATTCGATCTCGGACTGAAGCTGCAGGAAATCTGCACGCAGTATCCGAAAGCCAGGGGTGTCCTCCTCGGTCAGCATGGGATCATCAATTGGGCCAATGAGAGCCGTGCATGCTATGACCTGACGCTCGATCTGATCGAAAAAGCTGCAGCGTTCATCGATACACGCGACAAGAGAGAGAAGACATTCGGCGGAGAGAAATATCGTTCGCTCGATCCTCAGAAACGGCGTGAAGTGTTCGTCCAGATTCTTCCGTGGCTCCGTGGACAGGTGAGTCAGCAGAAACGCTTCATAGGAACAGTCCAGGACGACGACACGATGCTGCGATTCGTGAACAGCGTCGATGCTCCGCGGCTGGCTGACCTCGGAACGTCCTGCCCCGACCATTTCCTCCGGACGAAAATCAAGCCGCTCTACGTCGATTGGAACCCGGGTGAGGAGAATCTCGATCAGTTGAAGAAGAAGCTGGCCGACGGATTGGCCCAATACCGGAGAGACTATGCAAGCTACTACAACCGCTGCAAGCACTCCGACTCACCTGCCATGCGCGATGCCAATCCAACTGTGATGCTAATCCCGGGCCTTGGTATGATCGCGTGGGGGAAAGACAAAAGCGAATCACGCGTAACCGCGGAGTTCTACAATTGTGCGATCGATGTGATGCGGGGTGCAGAAGCGATGGATGAATACATTCCGCTCCCCCAGCAAGAGGCATTCGATATCGAATACTGGCTCCTCGAGGAGGCAAAGCTCAAACGCATGCCTCCTGAGAAAGAACTCGCACGCCAGATTGTGGCAGTGATTGGTGCTGGAAGCGGGATCGGAAAAGAAATCGCTCATCGCGTCGTGAGAGAAGGAGCGCACGCGGTGTGCGCTGATGTCAACGCCGATGCAGCGAAAGCGACCGCGAAGGAGATAACCGATAAGTTCGGGCTCGGCATCGGTGTAGCGGGAACCGGTATCTCGAACTGCGGTCCGGCGATCGGCCTCCTGACGGACACAACGAACAGGAACGCCATCAAAACGATGCTCGAGGACATCACGCTTGCCTATGGAGGCATCGATGGCGTCGTAGTCACGGCAGGTGTGTTCGTTCCTCCTGATATGAGCGGCCACATTCCGGATGACAAATGGGCGCAGACGTTCGCGGTCAATGTCACGGGTGTCTACCTGGTTGCAGATGAAGCGTGGAAGATCTGGAAAGAACAGGGGCTGAAGGGAAGTCTTATCGTTACCACCAGCGCGAATGCGGTTGTCGCCAAGAAGGGGAGCCTTGCGTACGACAGCAGCAAGGCAGCAGCAAACCACCTGGTGCGGGAACTGGCGCTTGAACTGGCGCCCCTGGTTCGTGTGAATGGCGTCGCCCCTGCCACGGTAGTTGAAGGCAGCGCGATGTTTCCTCGTGATAGAGTCATCGCGTCCCTCGCGAAGTACAAGATTGTCTATTCCGAGACCGACAGCGATGATACGCTGCGGTCGAGGCTGGCCCAGTTCTATGCGGAGCGGACGATGTTGAAGCAGGCGGTCACGCCGGCCGATCAGGCAGAAGCAGTGTTTCTGCTCCTCAGTAGTCGATTGGCGAAGACTACGGGCCAGATTCTTAGCATCGATGGCGGGTTGCACGAGGCGTTCTTGAGGTGA